In the Arachis ipaensis cultivar K30076 chromosome B10, Araip1.1, whole genome shotgun sequence genome, one interval contains:
- the LOC107623861 gene encoding LOW QUALITY PROTEIN: uncharacterized protein LOC107623861 (The sequence of the model RefSeq protein was modified relative to this genomic sequence to represent the inferred CDS: deleted 2 bases in 1 codon): MRIQGWHMVKNTLKTDVINFLEGLNLTLEDVKMEYTRSFIPRAMMVQFPSRNAMDEAVRMINRKGRLYKLERVNREEWDIVTPYNGKTILIQGIPRNAQFVDIERILSGCEFDHSSINIFTRLTPESSELNRMATVRFPSRTQAMNAFLTKNGTYCKQSHFDPSSPVICPFLALVFVTLVLL; this comes from the exons GGTTGGCATATGGTA AAAAATACACTGAAAACAGATGTCATTAACTTCCTCGAAGGTTTAAATTTGACTCTGGAGGATGTTAAAATGGAATACACCCGGAGTTTTATTCCACGTGCAAT GATGGTGCAATTCCCTTCTCGTAATGCCATGGATGAAGCTGTAAGGATGATTAATAGGAAGGGTCGCTTGTACAAATTGGAAAGG GTCAATCGTGAAGAATGGGATATTGTAACTCCCTATAATGGAAAAACT ATTCTAATTCAAGGAATTCCAAGGAATGCGCAGTTTGTGGATATAGAACGCATACTGTCTGGTTGTGAATTCGATCATTCCTCCATCAATATCTTTACAAG ACTTACACCTGAATCCTCAGAACTCAATAGAATGGCCACAGTACGGTTCCCGTCGAGGACTCAAGCAATGAACGCATTCTTAACGAAGAATGGGACGTACTGT AAACAATCGCATTTTGATCCAAGTTCTCCAGTAATATGCCCCTTCCTGGCACTAGTCTTTGTAACATTGGTATTGCTTTGA
- the LOC107621779 gene encoding F-box/kelch-repeat protein At3g27150-like: MEVSDSCRKFRKKKKLVMSNRKAFPAWSFIGDICLCRHNPSSEKMRILELSHSSGNGSTSSSDEKSQDADYFDYKIPCLSDELETLILARLPITEHWKLCCLNKQFLSFLKTGEVFRIRREIGLKEPVVFIASDESNWWSFNSRFTSFKKIPVIPSDYSFDCGDKESFAAGTNLFVSGKEIDGTVVWGFEFATNKWFKAPKMINPRCLFASATKGIFAYIAGGLETTTCQEVLSSAEKYNSESRSWDRLPEMKQKRKFCSGCYMDNRFYVLGGRDEYDNDLVSGEFFDEGKNIWILIPGMLKDIPLPSSRSPPLVAVANNELYTLDACSNELKVYVKESNSWKTLGPVPVRADTRGGWGVAFKSLGNELLVIGGATSSSHCAFTIYTCCPDPRIEKLKWTRIVCGSTNLNPFIRNCAVMLA; the protein is encoded by the exons ATGGAAG TTTCAGATAGTTGTCGAAAattcagaaagaaaaagaaattggtCATGTCTAACAGGAAAGCGTTTCCTGCGTGGAGCTTTATCGGCGACATTTGCTTGTGTCGCCATAATCCGTCATCAGAAAAGATGAGGATTCTTGAATTGTCACACTCTAGTGGCAACGGTTCTACTTCTTCCTCAGATGAAAAATCTCAGGATGCAGATTATTTTGATTACAAGATTCCATGTCTAAGCGATGAGCTTGAGACCTTGATTCTTGCAAGATTACCGATAACAGAACACTGGAAGTTGTGTTGTCTGAACAAGCAGTTCCTCTCATTCCTAAAAACCGGTGAAGTCTTCAGAATCCGGCGAGAGATCGGGTTGAAGGAACCGGTTGTTTTCATCGCGAGCGATGAAAGCAACTGGTGGTCCTTCAACTCCAGATTTACCTCCTTCAAGAAGATTCCAGTGATTCCATCAGACTACAGTTTTGACTGTGGCGACAAGGAGTCCTTCGCCGCCGGGACTAATCTGTTCGTCTCCGGCAAGGAGATTGACGGCACGGTTGTTTGGGGATTTGAATTTGCAACGAACAAATGGTTCAAGGCGCCTAAAATGATTAATCCGAGGTGCCTTTTCGCCTCGGCGACGAAAGGAATCTTTGCTTATATTGCAGGTGGTTTGGAGACCACAACTTGCCAGGAAGTTCTCAGCTCTGCTGAGAAATACAACTCCGAGAGCCGGTCCTGGGATCGGCTCCCGGAGATGAAACAAAAGAGAAAGTTTTGTTCCGGTTGTTACATGGACAACCGGTTTTATGTTCTTGGAGGGCGGGATGAGTATGATAACGATCTTGTTTCCGGGGAATTCTTTGATGAGGGGAAAAATATCTGGATCTTGATTCCCGGAATGCTTAAAGACATTCCTCTTCCGAGTTCCCGGTCGCCGCCTTTGGTGGCGGTTGCGAACAACGAGCTTTACACGCTGGACGCTTGTTCGAATGAACTGAAGGTGTATGTGAAGGAAAGTAATTCATGGAAAACATTGGGGCCGGTGCCGGTGAGAGCTGATACACGAGGAGGATGGGGTGTGGCGTTTAAGTCTCTGGGGAATGAGCTCCTTGTTATTGGTGGTGCTACTTCTTCTTCGCATTGCGCTTTCACTATTTACACTTGCTGTCCTGATCCAAGAATTGAGAAATTGAAGTGGACAAGAATTGTATGTGGCAGCACAAATCTGAATCCTTTTATTCGCAATTGTGCTGTCATGTTAGCTTGA
- the LOC107623298 gene encoding SWI/SNF complex component SNF12 homolog, whose product MSNNNNNNPSKGIGAPSSSASFGNSAMPSPGNPGFSQSQAQAQLAAGFQGQFPMSQAHAIAQAQSKAAQAHAAQAAVHAQFQAHLQAQSLALNQGQSVGLGNLGVSSPSVSTPGNMSGKRIPLKPPIRPVGYSPPNTFSPLRPMELTPAARRKKQKVPEKQLQDKVAAILPESALYTQLLEFESRVDAALARKKVDIQEALKNPPCIQKTLRIYVFNTFNNQIRTIPNKPNAEPPTWTLKIVGRILEDGVDPDQPGVVQKSSPLYPKFSAFFKRVTISLDQRLYPDNHIIQWENSRSSAPQEGFEVKRKGDKEFTATIRLEMNYVPEKFKLSPALTEVLGIEVDTRPRIIAAIWHYVKARKLQNPSDPSFFHCDQPLQKVFGEDKMKFTMVSQKISHHLFPPQPVLLEHKIKLSGNCPTGTACYDVTVDVPFPIQRELSVLLANVEKNKEIELCDESICGIIRKIHEHRRRRAFFLGFSQSPVDFINAMIESQSRDLKLAAGEPSRNTEKEHRSDFYNQPWVEDAVIRYLNRKPASGSDAPGST is encoded by the exons ATGtcgaacaacaacaataataatcctTCTAAGGGTATTGGGGCTCCGTCCTCGTCGGCTTCCTTCGGAAATTCGGCAATGCCCTCCCCCGGAAACCCTGGTTTCTCACAATCCCAAGCACAAGCACAGCTTGCTGCTGGTTTTCAAGGGCAGTTCCCAATGTCCCAAGCCCACGCCATTGCTCAAGCTCAGTCCAAAGCAGCTCAAGCTCATGCTGCCCAAGCTGCTGTTCATGCTCAATTCCAGGCTCACTTGCAGGCTCAGAGTTTGGCTTTAAATCAAGGCCAGTCTGTTGGTTTGGGGAATTTGGGGGTGTCATCGCCGTCAGTGTCTACACCTGGCAATATGAGTGGAAAAAGGATCCCATTGAAACCCCCTATTCGCCCTGTAGGGTATTCTCCTCCAAACACATTCTCGCCTCTAAGACCGATGGAACTAACGCCTGCTGCTCGAAGGAAGAAGCAGAAGGTCCCTGAGAAGCAACTTCAGGATAAAGTAGCTGCTATCCTGCCAGAGTCTGCTCTGTATACTCAGCTTCTTGAGTTTGAGTCTCGGGTTGATGCTGCGCTTGCTAGGAAGAAGGTTGACATCCAAGAAGCGCTTAAAAATCCGCCTTGTATTCAGAAGACTCTTCGCATATATGTCTTCAACACTTTTAATAATCAAATTCGCACAATTCCCAATAAGCCAAATGCCGAGCCACCTACTTGGACGTTGAAGATAGTTGGGAGGATATTGGAAGATGGCGTAGACCCTGATCAGCCTGGGGTGGTGCAGAAGTCGTCTCCGTTGTATCCAAAGTTCTCAGCTTTCTTCAAGAGAGTAACGATTTCTTTGGATCAGAGACTCTATCCTGATAACCACATTATTCAGTGGGAGAATTCTCGATCTTCTGCTCCTCAGGAAGGTTTTGAAGTAAAGAGGAAAGGGGACAAGGAATTTACGGCGACAATACGGTTGGAAATGAATTATGTCCCCGAGAAATTTAAGCTTTCACCAGCATTGACTGAGGTTCTTGGTATTGAGGTTGATACTCGTCCTAGAATTATTGCTGCAATATGGCATTATGTAAAGGCCAGGAAGTTGCAAAACCCAAGTGACCCTTCTTTCTTTCACTGCGATCAGCCTCTGCAGAAAGTATTTGGTGAAGATAAGATGAAATTTACTATGGTTTcacagaaaatatcacaccattTGTTTCCTCCACAGCCTGTACTTTTAGAGCATAAGATCAAGCTCTCGGGAAATTGTCCAACTGGAACTGCTTGTTATGATGTAACTGTTGATGTTCCATTTCCTATTCAGAGGGAGTTGTCTGTACTATTGGCCAATGTGGAGAAGAACAAAGAGATTGAGCTATGTGATGAATCGATATGTGGAATCATTAGAAAAATCCACGAGCACCGTAGGAGACGAGCATTCTTTCTTGGTTTCAGTCAATCTCCTGTAGATTTTATTAATGCCATGATCGAGTCTCAAAGCAGGGATCTGAAACTTGCAGCTGGAGAACCCAGTCGCAACACTGAAAAAGAGCATCGATCGGATTTCTACAACCAACCATG GGTCGAAGATGCTGTTATTAGGTATTTGAATCGCAAACCGGCATCAGGGAGCGACGCACCAGGAAGCACGTGA